The genomic stretch TTATCTTCAACTCAGGTGGTATCAAAAATTATTGAGACAAATGAGCAATTTATGAAAAATAACTATTTGGCTTAAATCTTTAATTTATAAGCATTTCACCTGAAACCTGACACCCGAAACCTGACACCTCCCCTCACCACTCCACTTTTTCAGCACCACCTAATTAAGTTTATGGTTATAATAATTTTCTGAAGCGCAAATGGCGGAATTGGCAGACGCGCTAGATTCAGATTCTAGTGTCTTCACAGACTTCCGGGTTCAAGTCCCGGTTTGCGCATTTCTTTTATACTTCTTGCCGTGAAATATCAGAGAATTTTATTATCTTTATTGTTGACGATGTTTTTCCCTGTTTTGCCTCACGAGGTAAAATCCAGCGCCCTCCCCTGCCCATCAGACATCAATACTTTAGGCAATGCTTTAGTCAAAGATTTACCGGATTATACTAACCGCATTTTACAAAAAAATTCGCGCGCCGATTCTCTCCCCGTGTATGTCATCACCGCTAGTCTGCCAGAATTTGAACCGTTACCCCTCACCCAAACCCAATATCGAAGCCAAAAAACCTCAGAGATTAGACAGATTTTTTTTACTACCCTGGAAAGACATTACTCACAAAATCAAACCATCTATCAAACCCAAAATTACTATTGGTTATTGTTAACTCCCACTCCTAAAGGTTGGGAAATGGTTACTTTATTAACTAAATTAGGTCATTCTCAACAAGATACACTCATAACACCACCTTTTGATAATAGTAACGGGGTGACGGGCGCTGGGATTAAAACTTGGTTAAGAGACCAACAATTTTCCTGTCCTAAAGAATCGTAAGCTAGTTTGTAAGTAACTAAGCAAAATTAATTGTGACTTTTATTTTTTTCAAAGCTATAATAATATCAAGTTCGTTTGATCACTTATAAATAGAAATGTTGATTTTCTTAGGGTTGTGCAAGAATTTAATTGTAACTATTTAAGCGAACTTGATATAAGTTATCGAGCAAGATTAATTGTATATAGGCTCCAACAAATCAAAAACATGGGTTTTTAAATGTTATTTTCATAGTTACAGGCGGAGAAATGGAGTCTTTATGTGCAAAAGTGTTGGTAAAAAAGGAAAAGAGGTAACTTATATCCTATATATTAAAAATAACGCCGATAATTAGGGTCTGCTGAATAAATCAACACCCTAGTTAAATAAAGATTTCAAGGATAACTTACATCCGAAAGAGTGTAAAAAATAGCGTTTTTTCTTGTTAAAAATCAACAATCGTTGATGAAAATTAAGAATTTGTAAGAAGCGATGATTTTGCTGAAACCTTTAATTTATCAACCTTCTCACTTCCCAATAGACTAATCACCAATAAATTTGCGCCCGTAAATATAAGTAAGATGTTTTAAATGGTTAGCCATCTGATCATCCAGCGCCCCTCCTCGATAGCGCCAAGACCAATTTTCTTCCACAGTGCCGGGAGTATTCATTTTCGACTCACTACCCAAACCCAATAAATCCTGTACAGGAAAAATCGCTATATTTGCCACAGAAGCTAAAGCCAGACGAATTAAACTCCAATGAATACCTTGATCGGTTAAAGCGCCTAAATAATCCAACACCCTTTGACGCTCTTCAAAAGAACGTTTAGTAAACCAACCCACCGTAGTATCATTATCATGAGTACCAGTGTAAGCCACACAATTAGGGGTTGTATAATTATAAGGTAAGAATCCATTAGCCCGATCTGAATCAAAAGCAAAATGTAACACCTTCATACCCGGAAAATTGTACTTATCCCTCAACGCTTCCACCTCAGGCGTAATTACCCCTAAATCTTCCGCCACAATAGGTAAAACCCCCAACTCCTGCTCCAAAATAGCAAAAAAATCATCCCCCAGCGCCCTCACCCATTCCCCATTCATAGCCGTAGTTTCCCCTTGAGGCACTGCCCAAAACGACTCAAAACCACGAAAATGATCAATACGCATTATATCTACATATTCCAACATTCCCTTAATGCGTTGTACCCACCAAGCAAAATTTGTCCCCTGTAACTCATCCCAATCATACACAGGATTTCCCCATAACTGCCCCGTTTCACTAAAATAATCAGGAGGCACACCCGCCATAGAAGCCGCAGCGCCCGTCACCTCATCCAAACAAAAAATACCTTGATTTGCCCACACATCCACACTATCGTGCGCTACATAAATAGGAATATCCCCAAAAATTTTTACTTGACGCTCATTAGCATAACTTTTCAAATTAGACCACTGACGAAAGAAGCTAAACTGTAAAAACTTATGGTAAAACATTTCATCACCTAATTTCATCTGCCAACGGTGAATCGCTTCCGGCTGACGTTTAGCAATATCTTGGTCCCATTGAAACCAAGCTCGATCCTGATGATACTCCTTCAACGCCATAAACAAGGAATAAT from Cyanobacterium sp. T60_A2020_053 encodes the following:
- the malQ gene encoding 4-alpha-glucanotransferase gives rise to the protein MFDRRCSGVLLHPTSLPSRYGVGDLGEGAYGFVDFLHQSDQQVWQILPLGPTGKGNSPYLAYSALAGNPLLISLDVLFGDGLLTEEDLQEIEEIFDKQNPSRVNYDLVIESKFPLLRKAFNAFQEKDEDEYKADFRRFCEDYGYWLEDYSLFMALKEYHQDRAWFQWDQDIAKRQPEAIHRWQMKLGDEMFYHKFLQFSFFRQWSNLKSYANERQVKIFGDIPIYVAHDSVDVWANQGIFCLDEVTGAAASMAGVPPDYFSETGQLWGNPVYDWDELQGTNFAWWVQRIKGMLEYVDIMRIDHFRGFESFWAVPQGETTAMNGEWVRALGDDFFAILEQELGVLPIVAEDLGVITPEVEALRDKYNFPGMKVLHFAFDSDRANGFLPYNYTTPNCVAYTGTHDNDTTVGWFTKRSFEERQRVLDYLGALTDQGIHWSLIRLALASVANIAIFPVQDLLGLGSESKMNTPGTVEENWSWRYRGGALDDQMANHLKHLTYIYGRKFIGD